Proteins found in one Phocaeicola salanitronis DSM 18170 genomic segment:
- a CDS encoding virulence protein, giving the protein MFAISFDMSISDLKKHYGEPYNNAYFEIKAILRKNGFEWIQGSTYLTQSEDLSNLFRAIEALKKIEWFRKSVRDIRGYKVENWSDFTNIVKNEYE; this is encoded by the coding sequence ATGTTTGCCATAAGTTTTGATATGTCAATTTCAGATCTCAAAAAGCATTATGGAGAACCTTATAATAATGCCTACTTTGAGATTAAAGCCATATTAAGGAAAAATGGCTTTGAATGGATACAAGGTAGCACATATCTTACGCAAAGCGAGGATTTAAGTAACCTGTTCAGAGCCATTGAAGCACTAAAGAAAATTGAATGGTTCAGAAAGTCTGTCCGCGATATCAGAGGTTACAAAGTAGAAAACTGGTCAGACTTTACCAACATAGTAAAAAATGAATATGAATGA
- a CDS encoding zeta toxin family protein, protein MQRNEVERIFEQEKEKFFRKQYKSDCPPIAIILGGQPACGKSTLIQIAQSDHPEQKFLTVNGDLYRQFHPEHDKLIKDPIRYPSETQIFSNVFTEKLIEEAIKRKCNIIVEGTMRNPMVPLNTASKFREAGYRVEAYIIAAPKEFTHLGLYNRYQEECNKKGVGRLADIESHNKAVIGVSKSIDELYNRKAVDRISIHSYIAKERVKDFFLEHNAWNCRSLPSIFISDSRVQQLKNKILLESCINRGESMLLQVNDKQIRKGMENAINDLKRALIISQKQQRGYKI, encoded by the coding sequence ATGCAGCGAAATGAAGTAGAAAGAATATTTGAGCAAGAAAAAGAAAAATTCTTCCGAAAACAATATAAATCTGATTGTCCTCCTATTGCTATCATATTAGGAGGACAACCTGCTTGTGGAAAAAGCACATTAATACAAATTGCACAATCAGATCACCCCGAACAAAAGTTTCTTACTGTAAATGGAGATCTGTATAGACAATTTCATCCAGAACATGATAAACTTATAAAAGACCCTATACGTTATCCTAGTGAGACACAGATATTCTCAAATGTTTTTACAGAGAAACTAATCGAAGAAGCCATAAAAAGAAAGTGCAATATAATTGTAGAGGGAACAATGAGAAATCCAATGGTTCCGCTTAATACAGCATCAAAATTTCGTGAAGCGGGCTATCGGGTTGAAGCATATATTATCGCAGCACCTAAAGAATTTACCCACTTAGGTTTATATAATAGATATCAAGAAGAATGTAATAAAAAAGGCGTAGGCAGATTAGCAGACATCGAATCTCATAATAAAGCTGTTATTGGTGTCAGCAAATCTATTGACGAATTATATAACCGGAAAGCTGTCGATAGAATCTCCATTCATTCATATATCGCCAAAGAAAGAGTAAAAGATTTCTTTTTGGAACATAATGCATGGAACTGCAGAAGTTTACCATCCATTTTTATAAGTGACAGTAGAGTACAACAATTAAAGAATAAGATATTATTAGAAAGCTGCATCAATAGGGGAGAATCTATGCTTTTGCAAGTCAATGACAAACAAATAAGAAAAGGGATGGAAAATGCCATTAATGATCTCAAAAGAGCATTAATAATTTCACAAAAGCAACAAAGAGGATATAAAATATAG
- a CDS encoding M23 family metallopeptidase codes for MKNNRFAFFLFTCSVSVSAYSQFNTVLQKEELTVVEPTLSTNDARLLKEQEQAVIINDAVSEERLAYWNQRRYLSLPIDSMIVTSKYGKRKDPFTGKIATHKGVDLRGRNDYVYSIMPGIVTKTGKNRGLGNYIEVQHGDFTSIYAHLYNILVNAKQSVEAGQPIGISGSTGRSTGEHLHFQMEYKDKTIDPLPILEYINDVIRTVKGEVTQQIDNALRKR; via the coding sequence ATGAAGAATAATAGATTCGCATTTTTTCTTTTCACTTGTTCTGTTTCTGTTAGTGCATATAGCCAATTTAATACAGTATTGCAGAAAGAGGAATTGACGGTAGTAGAGCCAACTTTATCGACAAATGATGCTAGACTATTAAAAGAACAGGAACAGGCTGTAATAATTAATGATGCAGTAAGTGAAGAACGCTTGGCGTATTGGAATCAAAGAAGGTATTTATCACTTCCTATTGACTCTATGATTGTAACATCTAAGTATGGTAAAAGAAAAGATCCATTTACAGGGAAAATAGCCACTCATAAAGGCGTTGATTTACGTGGTAGAAATGATTACGTATATTCTATTATGCCCGGAATAGTAACAAAAACTGGAAAAAATCGTGGATTAGGGAATTATATAGAAGTGCAGCATGGTGATTTTACTTCTATTTATGCTCATTTATATAATATACTGGTAAATGCTAAACAGTCTGTAGAAGCTGGGCAGCCAATTGGAATATCAGGGTCTACAGGTCGAAGTACTGGAGAGCATTTACATTTTCAAATGGAATATAAAGATAAAACAATTGATCCCCTCCCTATATTAGAATATATAAATGATGTAATACGTACAGTAAAGGGAGAGGTTACGCAACAGATAGATAACGCTTTACGAAAACGATAA
- a CDS encoding DUF4099 domain-containing protein, with translation MNNRQEYFKENDIPYGQLEKVGLTKMDILSLPKTDLESLLSGKRTSLLNLKGIDMQGHDFEIKAKISLYRKEDHSVGVKIHPVRNCIQNDANLKPQELNKLQSGSLITKKIDGEKYLLQLDKETNEILKAKLRSIIIPSFINGSEISSKQKEELKNGETIVINNGNDKIKVRIDLNSQKGIQLYAFEQQQKRAYDFHNPKVSDVIHTDRNRAEYLEYQQKQISKQKEDTVKLKF, from the coding sequence ATGAATAATAGACAAGAATACTTTAAAGAAAATGATATTCCATACGGACAACTAGAAAAAGTTGGATTAACTAAAATGGATATATTATCTTTACCCAAAACAGACTTAGAATCTTTATTAAGCGGAAAGCGCACAAGTTTACTAAATCTAAAAGGCATAGATATGCAAGGACATGATTTTGAAATCAAAGCTAAAATAAGTTTGTATAGAAAAGAAGATCACTCTGTTGGCGTAAAAATACATCCTGTAAGGAACTGCATACAGAATGACGCTAATCTTAAACCACAAGAACTAAACAAACTGCAGTCCGGATCACTGATAACAAAAAAAATAGATGGAGAAAAATACCTTTTACAACTTGACAAAGAAACTAACGAAATATTAAAAGCCAAATTAAGAAGTATAATTATTCCATCATTTATTAATGGATCCGAAATCAGCAGCAAACAAAAAGAAGAACTTAAGAACGGAGAAACTATTGTAATCAATAATGGAAATGATAAAATAAAAGTAAGAATTGATTTAAATTCTCAAAAAGGCATTCAATTATATGCTTTCGAGCAACAGCAAAAAAGAGCATATGACTTTCATAATCCCAAAGTATCAGATGTAATACACACAGATAGAAATAGAGCCGAATATCTTGAATACCAGCAGAAACAAATAAGCAAACAAAAAGAAGATACTGTAAAACTCAAATTCTAG
- a CDS encoding DUF3945 domain-containing protein, which produces MENKKFEAAQYSYENAGQLRAIAKILGYEEKLSGNGNIVFSKGNEHHSYSIDDLKKGNRKPDREKIVQQSKERVVAFFNKTEANNNFNEYNQFLQQNHNLAIVKWDNIKGNKNGFTVIDLENKTAYTGEELYKFAYEKNYKLDGNAGRIDINWEELNEIGIDPNKLSKEDKENLRNGQKTGTLQFSIEDTPQNRKFLDKEKVSYTVDNGKLNFEGKAAASKYILLDNTEENKSKLKALDVDFKEHGKQQLKVSGINARKLAIAAITVVYPVAGVALMLVPKRKEIKNDFSFSKDEIKSLENNAVISKKNAKGEQILFQRDKDTNDIVSINAKNIQIPTRIAGVELTPMQIEKLKKGHEIVIINETLNKAAKVRLDLNAKNGLSIKEANNIDIKRETKQIVTDKERLEFVAKQGAKGIDKIFDKKPSEMDSFLEKYNLKKDYASYKEIEKSFSTSKEASSQTTGEKIASQLDKLDAAIKATAHNEASNLYGKSYGKQNESSKMKM; this is translated from the coding sequence ATGGAAAACAAAAAATTTGAAGCAGCACAATACAGCTATGAGAATGCCGGACAACTTCGCGCAATAGCTAAAATATTAGGATATGAGGAAAAACTATCTGGGAATGGAAATATTGTGTTCTCAAAAGGAAATGAACATCACTCATATTCTATTGATGATTTAAAAAAAGGAAATAGAAAACCAGATAGAGAAAAAATAGTACAGCAATCAAAAGAAAGAGTTGTTGCTTTCTTCAATAAAACAGAAGCAAACAATAACTTTAATGAATATAATCAATTTCTACAACAAAATCATAATCTTGCAATCGTCAAATGGGACAATATTAAAGGAAATAAAAATGGGTTTACTGTTATTGATTTAGAAAACAAAACTGCATACACAGGTGAAGAACTTTACAAGTTTGCTTATGAAAAAAACTACAAGCTAGATGGGAATGCAGGACGAATTGATATTAACTGGGAGGAACTTAATGAGATAGGAATAGACCCCAATAAACTCAGCAAAGAAGATAAAGAAAATCTACGGAATGGGCAAAAAACCGGTACACTACAATTTTCTATTGAAGACACTCCGCAAAATAGAAAATTTCTTGATAAAGAAAAAGTTTCATATACAGTGGATAATGGAAAACTTAATTTCGAGGGAAAAGCGGCTGCAAGCAAATATATACTGCTAGATAATACAGAAGAAAATAAGTCAAAACTTAAAGCCCTTGATGTCGACTTTAAAGAACATGGAAAACAACAATTAAAAGTAAGTGGAATTAATGCACGCAAACTAGCCATCGCTGCTATTACGGTTGTTTATCCTGTTGCTGGAGTTGCCTTGATGCTTGTACCTAAACGCAAAGAAATAAAAAATGATTTCTCTTTTTCAAAAGATGAAATTAAATCACTGGAAAATAATGCCGTTATATCAAAGAAAAATGCCAAGGGTGAACAAATCTTATTTCAGCGAGATAAGGACACTAACGATATTGTTTCGATTAACGCAAAAAACATACAAATTCCAACCCGAATAGCCGGAGTAGAATTAACTCCGATGCAAATAGAAAAATTAAAGAAAGGTCATGAAATTGTAATCATAAACGAAACTTTAAACAAAGCTGCAAAGGTTCGATTAGATCTCAATGCAAAAAATGGACTATCCATAAAAGAAGCCAATAACATTGATATAAAACGAGAGACAAAACAAATTGTAACAGATAAAGAACGTTTAGAATTTGTTGCTAAACAAGGAGCCAAAGGCATTGATAAGATTTTTGATAAAAAACCATCTGAAATGGATTCATTCTTAGAGAAGTATAACCTAAAGAAAGACTATGCTTCTTATAAGGAAATCGAAAAGTCTTTTTCCACCTCAAAAGAAGCATCAAGTCAAACCACAGGAGAAAAAATAGCCTCGCAACTTGACAAATTAGATGCAGCCATTAAAGCAACAGCCCATAACGAAGCATCAAATTTATATGGAAAAAGCTACGGAAAACAAAATGAATCATCTAAAATGAAAATGTAA
- a CDS encoding toprim domain-containing protein produces MMSFEDYKSKISIIQILEDLGYKQDIGKGKVSPVYQLTDSNGNKIDSIVVKNPHSPREYYFDRNYKGGDLIQFLKNHINDFTQFQHNNLYVRLNMILGHYANTPYIKNGSYYTKISEQQKFNRERYIETPTNVSDLKYLTVERKINPATVETFLPFITRVKDTQGKGNFLNIAFPYTNPQNGEKTNYELRNYNFKGMAAGGDKSNSAWIADFTSHPLMAKNIYFAESALDAMSFYELNKNKINLSDSVFVSVGGYISDNQIKNALQKYPNAKVHTCFDRDLNGNLYDIKVQCIMNGTELKIKAKDNTVEFVTPNGIFELNKEDVSIERFREKSKDASTKLIVHKADGAKDFNEILMSRTPTQKKTFRL; encoded by the coding sequence ATGATGTCATTTGAAGATTATAAATCTAAAATATCTATTATCCAAATCCTTGAAGATTTAGGGTATAAGCAAGATATTGGCAAAGGAAAAGTAAGCCCTGTGTATCAATTAACCGACAGCAACGGTAATAAGATAGATTCCATTGTTGTCAAAAATCCTCATTCTCCAAGAGAATACTATTTTGATAGAAATTATAAAGGTGGTGACCTCATACAATTCTTAAAAAACCACATAAATGATTTTACTCAATTTCAACATAATAATTTGTATGTCCGGTTAAATATGATTTTAGGACACTATGCAAATACACCATACATAAAGAACGGGTCATATTATACAAAGATTTCCGAACAGCAAAAATTCAATAGAGAAAGATATATAGAAACACCAACAAACGTATCGGATTTAAAATATCTTACCGTTGAAAGAAAGATAAATCCTGCAACTGTAGAAACATTTCTCCCATTCATAACAAGAGTAAAAGACACACAAGGGAAAGGGAACTTCCTAAATATTGCCTTTCCATATACAAATCCCCAAAATGGGGAAAAGACTAATTATGAGTTGAGAAACTACAATTTTAAGGGAATGGCAGCAGGTGGTGACAAAAGTAATTCTGCATGGATTGCTGATTTTACTTCACACCCTCTAATGGCGAAAAATATTTATTTTGCAGAATCCGCTTTAGATGCCATGAGCTTTTATGAATTGAATAAAAACAAAATCAATCTTAGTGACAGCGTTTTTGTAAGTGTAGGCGGATATATTTCTGATAACCAAATCAAAAATGCACTTCAAAAATACCCTAATGCAAAAGTTCATACTTGCTTTGACCGTGATCTGAATGGAAACTTATACGATATAAAAGTACAATGCATTATGAACGGAACAGAACTTAAAATCAAAGCAAAAGATAATACAGTTGAATTTGTTACACCCAATGGAATATTTGAGTTAAATAAAGAAGATGTTTCAATTGAAAGATTTAGGGAAAAAAGTAAAGATGCATCAACAAAGCTGATTGTTCACAAAGCTGATGGCGCAAAGGACTTTAATGAGATCCTAATGTCAAGAACGCCAACGCAAAAAAAAACTTTTAGATTATGA
- a CDS encoding PH domain-containing protein, whose protein sequence is MKNDSDIIIRPNIRYWIIRIIPYVFLETLIIYIVNLFNLNDYIIGSCTLVVFFSIFYKYLSILLCTKWIITKEQIKIYSGVFNKSINYIELYRVYDYEEKRSFILSLIQCTNVYIHSGDKSTPILAIYGINRNIDLIGIIRKRVERQKQIKSIYEFTNR, encoded by the coding sequence ATGAAAAATGATTCAGATATTATCATAAGACCTAATATAAGATATTGGATAATCAGAATAATACCTTATGTCTTTTTGGAAACACTAATCATCTATATAGTCAATCTTTTTAATTTAAACGACTATATCATAGGAAGCTGCACGTTAGTTGTCTTTTTTTCTATTTTTTACAAGTATCTTTCTATCTTGTTATGTACAAAATGGATTATTACAAAAGAGCAAATTAAAATATACAGCGGAGTATTTAACAAAAGTATCAACTACATTGAGTTATATAGAGTATATGACTATGAAGAAAAAAGATCATTCATTCTCTCTTTAATACAATGTACTAATGTCTACATACATTCTGGAGACAAATCGACCCCCATACTGGCAATCTATGGAATCAATCGAAACATTGACTTAATAGGCATAATCCGGAAACGGGTTGAGCGTCAGAAACAAATTAAATCAATTTACGAATTTACGAACAGATGA
- a CDS encoding topoisomerase C-terminal repeat-containing protein — protein MELRKIGICPVCGKGQIVVGTLGYSCNYFKTMDDKCTFNIYHTYWNKTITEDIAEQLITKGKTEIFHDFMKKDGTPFSAALVIESGKVVPRFANKTLEHPCPLCGGHIEVLLSGYACTNYNEKNTDGTRKCKLYIPRTIAKRDIPIQAIEALLENRETPFMSGFSSNSGESFAAKLVLTSDGRISFDNTICKCPKCDGNIYMGKKAYNCSNYKNETIKCDFVIWREMSGRKITPEEVLELCENKETKILSGFHDKDGNPMERKLILNDDFKIKLI, from the coding sequence ATGGAACTAAGAAAAATAGGAATTTGTCCTGTATGCGGTAAAGGACAAATAGTAGTTGGAACATTAGGATATTCCTGCAACTATTTCAAAACAATGGATGATAAATGTACATTTAATATTTATCACACGTATTGGAATAAGACAATAACTGAAGATATAGCAGAACAGCTTATAACTAAAGGGAAAACAGAAATATTCCATGATTTTATGAAAAAAGACGGAACACCATTTTCTGCAGCACTAGTTATAGAAAGTGGCAAGGTAGTTCCTCGATTTGCCAATAAAACATTAGAACATCCTTGCCCTCTTTGCGGAGGGCATATAGAAGTGCTTTTGAGTGGATATGCTTGTACAAATTACAATGAGAAAAACACTGACGGTACAAGGAAATGTAAACTGTATATTCCACGAACAATCGCAAAACGAGACATTCCAATACAAGCTATAGAAGCTCTCCTAGAAAATAGAGAAACGCCGTTTATGAGCGGATTTTCTTCTAATTCCGGAGAATCTTTTGCCGCTAAATTGGTGCTTACAAGTGATGGTAGAATTAGTTTTGATAACACTATTTGCAAATGCCCTAAATGTGATGGAAATATTTATATGGGTAAGAAAGCCTACAACTGCTCCAATTATAAAAATGAAACTATAAAATGTGATTTTGTTATTTGGCGAGAAATGTCCGGACGCAAGATCACCCCTGAAGAAGTATTAGAATTGTGTGAGAACAAAGAAACTAAAATTCTATCAGGATTCCATGACAAAGATGGAAACCCTATGGAAAGAAAATTGATATTAAATGATGATTTTAAAATAAAATTGATATGA
- a CDS encoding HU family DNA-binding protein, with amino-acid sequence MQINKTDLIKIVAEKANQPTKEVAEIIDLFFKELSQNLRDKDVSIKDFGTFKKRIVPPKKARNPATGETIYVPEKEAVKFRPSKNVLKMKWL; translated from the coding sequence ATGCAAATAAATAAAACTGATTTAATCAAAATAGTTGCTGAAAAAGCAAATCAGCCTACAAAGGAAGTAGCAGAAATAATAGATTTATTTTTCAAGGAGTTATCTCAAAATCTTAGAGACAAAGATGTGTCAATTAAGGATTTCGGAACTTTCAAAAAAAGGATTGTTCCACCTAAAAAAGCACGAAATCCGGCAACGGGAGAAACGATATATGTCCCAGAAAAAGAAGCCGTTAAATTCAGACCTTCAAAGAATGTATTAAAAATGAAATGGTTATAA
- a CDS encoding type IV secretory system conjugative DNA transfer family protein has product MEENKELQKIYGFMQAFIYVTVCIEILLFVHFSFSDRIMPILSKLSRLPIYSNIFYSKLFTLFIIMVTCIGTRSKKNLELDPTKQIIFPLVFGFIIFFGAAFFLMFKSGAIHSGFEWYNISYIILSIIGAVLINSALDNVSKRIKSSFMKDRFNVENESFEQSKELVNTDYSVNIPMKFYWKKKMNKGWINIVNPFRGTFVIGTPGSGKSYSVINSFIRQHSAKGFAEVVYDFKFPELAKIAYYHFLRNKKKGKIPKEFKFNVINFTNIEYSKRINPLKREYIEILADATETAEALYESLQKGDKGSGGNSDFFKTSAVNLLAASIYFWSRYENGKYSDLPHVLAFLNQEYDILFKVLFSEPELKSIVSPFEAAYKSGAVDQLEGQMASLKIQLSRLATKESFWVFSGDDFNLKVSDKNAPSYLIIANNPKTQSMNSALNALIINRLTRLVNTKGNYPTSIIVDECPTLYFYQLATLLSTARSNKVSVCLGLQELPQLEEQYGKATAKTICSIIGNTLSGQAKDPNTLDWLQKLFGKIKQRKEGISIQRDKTTISMNEQMDFAIPASKISSLQAGSLVGQIALDFGQEDSFPTTMYNCKTDLDTKKIEKETEHYVDLPKFYNFGTAEKREALLQKNFKKIYDEVESVISQYV; this is encoded by the coding sequence ATGGAAGAAAACAAAGAACTACAGAAAATATATGGCTTTATGCAGGCATTCATATATGTGACTGTTTGCATTGAAATCCTACTATTCGTACATTTCTCATTCAGCGATAGGATTATGCCTATACTATCGAAGTTATCAAGACTGCCAATCTATTCAAATATCTTTTATAGCAAACTATTTACATTATTCATTATTATGGTTACTTGTATTGGAACACGGTCAAAAAAGAATTTGGAACTAGATCCAACCAAGCAAATCATTTTCCCTTTAGTCTTTGGATTCATTATATTTTTTGGAGCAGCATTCTTCTTAATGTTTAAGAGTGGTGCTATTCACAGTGGATTTGAATGGTATAACATCTCCTATATTATTCTATCTATTATTGGTGCTGTACTAATCAATTCTGCATTGGATAACGTATCTAAACGGATAAAATCAAGTTTCATGAAAGACCGTTTCAATGTTGAAAATGAAAGTTTTGAACAGTCTAAAGAACTTGTAAATACAGATTATTCTGTAAATATCCCGATGAAATTCTACTGGAAAAAGAAAATGAATAAGGGATGGATAAACATAGTAAACCCTTTTCGTGGAACATTTGTTATAGGAACTCCGGGAAGTGGAAAATCGTATTCCGTCATAAACTCTTTTATCAGACAACATTCAGCAAAAGGTTTTGCAGAAGTAGTATATGATTTCAAATTCCCAGAACTTGCTAAAATTGCTTATTATCACTTTTTGAGGAATAAGAAAAAAGGGAAAATACCCAAAGAATTCAAGTTTAACGTCATCAACTTTACCAATATTGAATACAGCAAAAGAATCAATCCTTTAAAAAGAGAATATATAGAGATTCTAGCAGATGCTACAGAAACTGCTGAAGCACTATATGAAAGTCTGCAAAAAGGTGATAAAGGCAGTGGAGGAAACAGTGATTTCTTTAAGACTTCCGCAGTCAACTTACTAGCAGCATCCATTTACTTTTGGTCAAGGTATGAAAATGGAAAATATTCTGATCTCCCTCATGTTCTTGCTTTCTTAAACCAAGAATATGATATTCTTTTTAAGGTTCTCTTTTCAGAACCGGAATTAAAATCAATTGTTTCACCATTTGAAGCTGCATACAAATCTGGAGCTGTTGATCAATTAGAAGGTCAGATGGCTAGTTTAAAAATCCAATTATCTAGACTTGCTACTAAAGAATCATTTTGGGTATTCTCTGGAGATGATTTTAACCTAAAAGTGTCGGATAAGAATGCACCGAGTTACCTTATTATTGCAAATAACCCAAAAACTCAAAGTATGAATAGTGCCTTAAATGCTTTGATTATTAATCGTCTTACAAGGCTGGTTAATACTAAAGGCAATTATCCTACATCCATCATAGTTGACGAATGCCCTACACTCTATTTTTATCAACTTGCAACATTACTTTCTACAGCTCGAAGCAACAAGGTTTCTGTTTGTTTAGGATTACAGGAGCTTCCACAACTTGAAGAACAATATGGCAAAGCTACCGCCAAAACAATCTGTTCAATTATCGGTAACACACTATCTGGGCAGGCAAAAGACCCCAATACTTTAGACTGGCTCCAGAAGTTGTTTGGCAAAATAAAGCAGAGAAAAGAGGGTATTTCAATCCAACGTGACAAAACTACAATATCAATGAATGAACAAATGGATTTTGCCATTCCTGCATCAAAAATATCTTCTTTACAGGCAGGTTCTCTAGTGGGACAAATAGCTTTAGACTTCGGTCAGGAAGATAGCTTTCCTACTACAATGTATAACTGCAAAACGGATTTAGACACAAAAAAAATAGAAAAAGAAACTGAACACTATGTAGATTTACCGAAATTCTATAACTTTGGCACAGCAGAAAAACGTGAAGCTCTTTTGCAAAAGAATTTTAAGAAAATCTATGACGAAGTTGAATCCGTAATTAGTCAATATGTATAA
- a CDS encoding helix-turn-helix transcriptional regulator, with amino-acid sequence MYKINLPTLGVRLKQIREYIGYSQAQLADKLGCRQNAISNIELGKGGSLTLLINLLNFYSEYVYIDLIFSERFYLISSNEHDEAKKANYNSVIIELIKQSEKIFNSKIEESQKELKENLRKAIDLLRS; translated from the coding sequence ATGTATAAAATTAATTTGCCTACACTTGGAGTAAGATTAAAACAAATCAGAGAGTATATAGGATATTCACAAGCTCAGTTAGCAGATAAATTAGGATGCAGACAAAATGCTATTTCTAATATAGAGTTAGGAAAAGGTGGAAGTCTTACACTTCTTATCAACCTTCTGAACTTCTATTCTGAATATGTCTATATCGATCTTATATTCAGTGAAAGGTTTTATCTCATATCAAGTAATGAACATGACGAAGCAAAGAAGGCAAATTATAATTCAGTTATTATTGAATTAATAAAACAATCAGAAAAAATCTTCAATAGCAAAATTGAAGAAAGCCAAAAAGAACTCAAAGAAAATCTACGAAAAGCTATAGATTTATTACGCTCATAA
- a CDS encoding JAB domain-containing protein, whose product MKKLAVEFSLQAKKCDFPIQKIRSSIDAASFAKQIYGNDILIYESAYIILINSAGNTIGYAKISQGTINSTLIDVRLVAKYAIEALATGVILIHNHPSGNTRPSVDDSNMATRLKKALDLLNIRLLDSIIITDTENYYSFSDEGFI is encoded by the coding sequence ATGAAAAAACTAGCAGTAGAATTTTCATTACAAGCTAAGAAATGTGATTTCCCTATTCAGAAAATCAGAAGTTCAATAGATGCAGCCTCTTTTGCAAAACAAATTTATGGGAATGATATTCTTATATATGAATCAGCTTATATAATACTAATCAATTCAGCAGGAAATACAATAGGCTATGCAAAAATATCACAAGGGACGATAAATTCAACCCTCATAGATGTTAGATTAGTTGCTAAATACGCTATTGAAGCTCTTGCTACAGGAGTAATCTTAATACATAACCATCCAAGCGGAAATACCAGACCATCAGTAGATGACAGCAATATGGCAACAAGGTTAAAGAAAGCCCTTGATTTACTTAATATAAGACTACTCGATAGTATAATCATAACAGACACAGAAAATTATTATTCATTTTCTGATGAAGGCTTTATTTAA